Below is a genomic region from Bacillus mycoides.
GCAACGGCTCCTCGGTCCATTCTAAAGAATTAATTGCCATAATTGCTTCAAATTTCTCATTTTCAAATGGTAATGAAGAAAGATCACCTTTTATAAAAGATAAGTTTGGGTCTTCTCCGCGCTCCTTACCCTTTTGAATCATAACTTCCGATAAGTCCACCCCAACCGCTTTGTAGCCAGTAAGACTTAATTTATATGTACCATACCCATCACCACAGCCAACATCTAACACTTGTACTTCCTTTTCCACGTACTGCTCAAAAAATGGAATGATTGTACTCCTGCTCCCGCTATCCCACATTTCTTGACTATTTTGATTCCAAAACTCTGCATCGTTATCCCATTTTTTCTCTGCCGATTCATGCCAATTAAACTTCGCCATACATTCCCCTACCTTCACGTATTATCATTCATTTCATTCTACATCATGTTCCAAAATCCCTGTTTATCTTCATAAGGAGATAAAGTGAAACTTTAATCAGTGGGGGTGTTTGTTCGTCCCCCACTGATTATTATTTGAACCAATCGGGCTTTTACTGGCAGCCCGACTCCCATCTAACTTCTTTGCTCCAGCCGAATTTTGAGGTGGGGGTCTTACTGCACGGCAAATAGCGGGATAAACAGGATAACAACGGAATCTATTTTCTCCAATTTTTGCTTTACTTGGGTTTAACTCATACTCATGTTCTGCTCCTTATGAAAGATACTATAGATACACCCAATTGAAAGAGAGGGATGTACATGCGAAGAAAGAGAAATCATCATTTTAAAAGTGGTGAAAAAAACGAAGAGTATGCAGCTGAAATATCTCCGGCTGGTATTCCGATTAGACATGAGCGCAAAGAAATTGCAAATGAAATAGAAGGTACAAATACCGGTGCAATGATCGGCTATGTCGCATTATTTCTTTCGTTATTCTCCATTGCTTTTTATCCTGTTACACTCGGCTCCCTTGCTATTTTAGTTGGCTTATTAGCTGTCAATTTTGGAGCGAGAACACTTGGATATACCGCAATTGGTTTTGGTAGTTTTTCTGTTTTATTTACTTTACTCTATCCGCTTGCTTTGTCAGCGTTTTAAAAAAAACACACCAAGTTATACTTGGTGTGTTCATTCATGATACAACATGATATGACCGCATCCACAACAATGCTTCGCTGTAATTTCTTGAAAAACTGGATAATTTTCTTCATCTCTATGCTCAATAAACACCTTTTCAAATCGGTACATGTTTGGCGCATATGCCCAATCTTGTTTCGTACGTGCATATAATGTTGAAGAAAAAAACTCCTCACCACCACAAACGATACATCCCTTCTTCATCAATACCCCTCCTATGCTTGTCTTACTTCATCTATATGAACATAAGCATAAAAAAAAGACCTTCTATTACTAGAAAGTCTTCTCTGAAACAAAAAGAAATGTACCGAATATACCTACCCCGCTATATTCTTTCGTAACACCAGCTTCTGTTTTATACGTTTGCTTTACAGTCATAAAGAAAACACCATTTCGTGCATCAATACTTTCAAACTGTAATTTCTCTTTTTTTTCATCTACATTTTGCGTGCATTCAAAGCTACTCTCGTCACATTTCAATGCATACTTATCCTCTAAATACAATTTAAAATCTGATTCTTTCGGACAAGTTATAAGTAATATTGCCACGAGAATAATACTTACAATACCCACAATTGTATAATATTTCTTCATTTGTTCTCCTTTCAAAAGACAAGAAAACTTGACTTCATGCGCCAAGTTTTCTTAGTCTACAACCCATTGCCACTCTTGTTCTTTCTTATCAAAAATGAGCCAACCCGTTTCTGTTGCTTCTGCTTTCAATTCATCGATATTATCTAGTACCTCATCCGTACTTTCGAATGATCCTACTACATATACCGGAATTTCAAGACCTCTTCTCGACTCAATTTTCCCCGCTAAATCAATGTATAATCCATCTTCCATTAACGGCATAAGCCCAAGGATAACTTCCTTTGAAATTGCTGGGAAAATTTTTGATTTTTGGAAGAAAGTAAAACGTTTCTTTCCAAACGAACCGAGTTTATATGGAATCACTTTACTCAGCATTCCTACAAAATCACCGATTCTACGGTAATACACTTTGTTGTACCAACCGTCATCATGTGAAAAATAAACGAATCTATTCTTCAACAATGGGAAGAACGTTCTTCCAAGTGGTTCTTTTTTGTGAGCCAAATATAATAATTCTGCAATTTCTTTTGGCTCTAACTCATCTAAATCGCTTGCATCATCGAAATCTACCCAACAAAATTCATCAAATTCATCAATCTCTGCTTGAATGAGTTTATGTATGTTTTCTTCCTCAACATATTCAAATAAAGTATGATAATGAAAATCTGTCCACTCAAAATTATGCTTTAAAAGCAATACTTGATGAAGCGGTGAAGGGATGTTACTTGCAAACTCTTTAAACGTAATTCCAGATGTAATAAAACAATGACCCCGACGATTACCATTAATATATATCATATTGTTTACTTGGTCAGATCCTCCAGACAAAGCACCTAGCCACCTTCGTTTTATATGTTTCAATTCTATAGCATATTTTAACATGAAAAATTTTAGAAACATAGAAAAAACTTCAAAAACTATTTACAATTTCATGTGTTTTATTACATACTGATTACAAGAAAAAACGCCTGCTTATGAGCAGGCGTTTTTAAAGGATTTCATCTGGGTTTTGAGGGTGATGATTTCCCTCTTTCTTTTCATCTGTTTGGAACATCGATTGAATTTTATCAATTGTTTGTGGAGCTAATTCAATTATTTTTTCTGCTAAATGTGTCGCATTTTGTAAATGAAGAATATTTACCCCGTCTTTATTCACGACTAGAAATGCTACTGGTGTAATAGAAACACCACCCGCGCTACCGCCACCAAATGCAGGGTTACCGTTCGCTCTTTGCCCATCATTCGTTTGGAAATCAGAACCTCCTGCTCCAAAACCGAACGCTACTTTAGAAACCGTTAACACTACACCACCGTCAGCCGTTTGAACAGGCTCTCCAACAATCGTATTTACATCGACCATTTCTTTTAAATTTTCCATTGCCGCTTTCATTAACCCTTGAATTGGATGATCCACCGTTCATAACCTCCTTTGTCATATCTTTCCTAGTTTTTCCGAAAGTTTGTGAACTAAACATAAAATTTTATATTGATTTCAAAAAACTTAAGTTGTAATATTTAGAAAAATAAAAAAAGAGGTCGATTCGTTATGATGAGAAAATTAACAAAGAAAGATCATAAACAAGTATTTTCTTTTCTAAAAGAAGAAGCAGCCCTTAACTTATTTATTATTGGAGATATTGAAGCTTTCGGTTATGATACAGATTTCCAAGAACTATGTGGAGTATTTAAAGAGGATGGAACATTAAAATCAATTTTACTCCGCTTCCACGATTCATTTATACCCTATAGTAAAGAAGAATTTGTTACCACTGATTATGAGGCACTTCTTTCCGCATATAAGCCACTTAAACTCTCTGGTAAGTCAACTATCGTAGAACGATTTGAAACTGCTTCAAATATACAACTAGGTACTAAAAATGAAATGTATTTTTGCGAATGTCTAAATGACAACAACTTACCTAGCACACCAATTCATGAAACAATTAAACTTGCCTCACTTGATGATATAGAACGAATTATGAAATTACGAAGTGACATCGCTGAATTTCCGACTACTAATGAATCAGAGAAAATATTAAGGCAGGCTATTGAAACAAATACAGGACGCACATACTATATTGAAAAAGACGGTGCAATCATCGCATCCGCCTCTACTTCCGCTGAAAATTCATTATCCGCTATGGTAGTTGGTGTATGTACACACCCGAATTATCGTGGAAATGGCTACGCTTCACTCATACTACAAAAAATGATTCAAGACTTTACGAAAGAAGGCCGAACACTTTGTTTATTTTATAACAATCCAGCTGCTGGACGAATTTATAAACGTCTAGGGTTTAAAGACATTGGGATGTGGACGATGTATCGATAATAAGAGGTACTCTATAAGCGGAAATAGTTGTAACTTTGCAATAAAAGCCGATTACACAAAAACTTCACACCGTTATTATGAAGAAACTACTTGAGGAGTGAGGACTCTAACTAAAAAATGTTATGCATTCAAACTAAATTTAGACAGATAAACGCCCCAATTGTTGCATTTCCTCCAGCAATTGGGGCGTTTATCCTCAAATTCTTTCCACTACAAATAGAAATATTTATGAAACATTTATCACACTTATGTCGCTATTATCTTTACGTGCAAATGCCCTTCTTAATATTACTGCTTCTTATTATACTGTGCTTTAAAATCAATATATTCCTGTCTCGCATCCTGATTATTACCTTGGTGACTATCAAAAGATGTATGTATTTGTGATATATATTTTACTAACTTGCCCTCATCATTTCTCTTCTTATAATTCACTACAATACTTACTTCCAATATCTGCTTTGAACCATTTTTAGAATCAATATGCAATGCGATTGATCCACCACCATATTCATCAAATTGTATTTTCAACTTATCATTAATGATACTCTGAAACTCTAATTCAGTTAGTTTGTATCCAACAGTACTAGGCTGATCAAACTTTTTTATATCATCCCCGGGCTTCATCTTTAGTTTCCCTATCCCTTTTAAACGATCTACAATTAAGTTCACGTATGAAACATCCAGGTTTGAATCCGGACTTTGTACCTGTCCATTTTGATACATAATATTGGTACTATAATTAACTTCTTCTTTATAATTTTTATTATCTACTTCCGAGGTAATTTCTTGTGTTGTATTTCCATATAAACTTTTATCTTTCGTATTATATATGCCTTCCGAAGTTTGATAGATTGTTTTACTGTGTTCTCCATCTTCCTTTTGTTCATATGTACTATATATACCTCTTTGTTCCACAAAAGCATACCCATCATCACTCGCAGACATAACCTTTTTCATGTCACCTTCATCCAATGCCTTAACAAATGGCTCATACTCTATCTTTTCTTCAAAAAAACTACATGCTTGTAGTAGGCTGATTGTTATTATGATAGTAATCATTTTAGAAACCTTTTTTGTGTTCATTTCATCATCACACTACACTCTCTATATTTTCGATCAGATTATCTTCTAATCACTTTAATCACCTTACATAATTAAAGTTTCTTTTAGAAGTTAAAATACTCTCCTGTAAATTATTACTTTTTTACCATCAAAACTTACAATACACACTTTCTTTATGCCCTACGTTTTGATTTACCTTTTTTATTTTTCTTTCGATATCTTGGAGTCTCTCTTTTATGTTGCTCCCACGTTTTATTAAATGACGGAAATTTAAATCTGCAATATGCTAATAGCTGAAATTCAGCTGCTCCGATGGCTATCGTATACATTAAAAAGGTCCCTACTACATACATAAATAAATCATCAAATCCATAATCGTTATGAAAATATATCAAAATAAGAATAGTTACTGCGTATAATGTAGCCCACTTCATCATCTTTCCTTTTGTTTTACTAAAGAAAGAAGCAGACCTCTCATCCATACTAAACGCACCTTCACTCGCTTGTTTAAACGTATCAATTGTTGTCAAAACATGAAAAATTACTGCTCCTAAAAGCAATAAACCCGCATACAGTATTGTAATCCAGTCAATTGAATTATTAGCCATTTTAGTAACAGTCAAAGCAATAGGAGCTATTGTTGCCAATTGGAATGAACATAATAATACGACAAGGGTTTGTAGTTTTTGAAATTTAAATTGAGCTATCGGAAATGAATAAAAAACGAAAAGAATTATTTGTATAATATATAAGAATACTTCTAACTTAACAATTCCTATATTAAAGAGAAGCATACAGTAATCCCAACCGGCTGATAAAACAATAGAAAAAATGGTTATTGAACTAAATAGTATTCCTCCAAACATAAATCCTGTAGCACCTTCAGGGCTTAAACGATATTCACATGTCGTCCGAAACTTATCTAAATCTTCTTCTTTTATATTCCACATCCTGGCTCTTCACCTTCTATACGTTTCAATTATTTTCCGAACACTAAAATTCTATTAATATATTATTTATTTTTCGTTTTGGATTTCTTATTTTGTTTTCGAATTCTTCCACACTTTCTCTCATTCTCTTCCCACTTCATATTAAATGACTTGAATTTAAATCTGCAATACACTAAGAGCTGGAATTCTGCCGCTCCAATGGCTACTGCATACATAACAACATTACACATAACATAACCAAACATTGTGTTTAATGAGTAATTATTATTTATATAAATTAAAACAAGAAGAATTAACACATAAATTACAGCACCTTGTATAACATGTCCCTTTGTTTTACTAAAAAACGAATCTGATTTGTCCCCACTACTAAATGCACCTTCGCTTGCTTGTTTAAATGTATCAACTGTTGTCACAATATGAACAATAATTCCACCTAATACTAATAGACCTACATAAACACGTGTATTGAGATCAATTGAATTCTCAATCATTCCAGAAAGAACAAATAACGTGCATCCGATAGTTCCAAGTTGAAATGCATATAATAATATAACGAGCGTTTGTAATTTTTGAAATTTATAACGAGCTTTAGGGAATAAATATAGAATTAAAAACATTACTTGCAAACCATATAACACTAATTCAATCCTAACAATTACCTTATCAAACAAGGTAGTATAATAATCTATTCCTCCTATAAAAATAATAACCATAAATAATGAAGTATAAAATATCGTTCCGAGCATAAATCCCGTCGCACCTTCAGGACTTAAACGCCCTTGACATGTCATTCGAAACTTATCTAAATCTTCTTCTTTTATATTCCACACCTTGACATTTCACCTTCTATACAGTTTAAATAATTTCCATTCACTTCAATTCTATTTCACTCTTATTTACTTTTCGATTTGGATTTTGTATTTCGCTTTCGAATTCTCCCACGCATTCTCTCATTCTCTTCCCATGACATATTAAATGACTTGAATTTAAATCTACAGTACACCAATAGTTGAAATTCTGCCGCTCCAATGGCTACTGTATACAGTAAAACAATACCTACCGCATAAAGAACTAAAACATCAATTCCATAATCATTATGAAAATATATCAAAATAAACAGGATTAGCGCATATATTGTAGCCCACTTCATCACATCTCCTTTTCTTTTACTAAAAAATGAGATGGATCTTTCATCCTTACTAAACGCACCTTCACTCGCTTGTTTAAATGTATCAATTGTTGTCACAATATGAACGATAACTGCTCCTATAAATAATAACCCTACACAAATTAAAGTCATTCGATCAATTGAATAATCAGATATTCCAGGAAGAACTAACGCTGTAAATGTTATTGTACCTAATTGAAATGCATATAATAATACAACGAGCGTTTGTAACTTTTGAAATGTATAACGTGCTTTTGGAAATGAATATAGAATTAAAAAGATGAATTGTAAGCTATATAAAACAATTTCAGCTTTAACAATTGTTTTATCAAAATAAGTATGATAATAATCCAATCCCCCCATAAAAATAAAAAACATAAATACTGAAGTATAAACTATCCCTCCAATAAAGAAAACCATAGCACCCTCAGGACTTAAACGATCATTACATGTCATCCTAAACTTATATAAATCTTCTTCTTTTATATCCCACATCCTGGCTCTTCACCTTCTATACAGTTTAAATAATTTTCATTCACTTCAATTCTATTTCCCTCTTATTTACTTTTCGATTTGGATTTTGTATTTCGCTTTCGAATTCTCCCACGCATTCTCTCATTCTCTTCCCATGACATATTAAATGACTTGAATTTAAATCTACAGTACGCCAATAATTGGAATTCTGCCGCTCCGATTGCAACCGCATACATTAAAACAGTTCCTACTCCATACATAACAAAAAAATCAATTGAATAATCATTTTGAAAATACATCAGAAGAAGTAGTATTAATATATATATTATAGCCCCCTTTATCACAGCTCCTTTTGTCTTACTAAAAAACGAGGTGGATCTTTCATCACTACTAAATGCACCTTCACTTGCTTGTTTAAATGTATCTAGCGTTGCTGCAATATGGATAATAACTGCTCCTACAACTAGTAGCCCGGTATACATCCTACCAATTGAATTATCAGCCATTTCAGAAACAATCGAAACTACAAATAATATCGTTCCAAGTTGAAACGCATATAGTAATACGATTAGCGTTTGTAACTTTTGAAATGTAAAACATGCTTTCGGAAATAGATATATAATTAAAAATATAATTTGAATACTAAATAACACAATTTCAGTTTTAACAATTGTTCTATCAAAAAAATTGTTGTAGTAATTCAAATCACCTACAAAAATAATAAACATAAATATTGAAATATAAAATATTGTTCCAAGCATAAAACCCGTAGCACCTTCAGGACTTAAACGTCCTTGACATGTTATTCGAAATTTATCTAAATCTTCTTCTTTTATATTCCACACCCTGACATTTCCCCTTCTATACAGTTTAAATAATTTTCGTGCACTAAAATTCTATTACATTCTTAATATTTTTAAGTAAATAGATCTTTGTACAACTAAATTCAGATAATCTTTTAGGTATATCATTACCATATTAATTACCATAATCATCTAACCAGAATGCCTTTTGATGGTTCAAGTAGTATTCTTTTTCCTCAAAAGTTCCAAATATTCTTCTTTCAATTAAGTATAACCGTCTTCTTGTCACCTTCATCCAATGCCTTTATTAGACTCTCATACTCTATTTTGATTTACCAAAACTATACGCGCTCAGTAAAACATAACTGTTATCACAATAACTATTTTTTACTACCCCTTTACTCATATCTTCACAACATTTATCGTTCTCAAAATTCAATCAAAATATATTATTTTTAATTTATATACTCTTTTTCATAATTTACATATTCTTTTTTGGCACTTTGATTATTATCTTCTCTGGTATGATAATATGTTGAAATTTCTTGATTGCGTTTTATAAGCTTATCTTCTTTTCTTTCTTCATAATTTACCGATATTGTTATTTGTATTATTCTCATTTGATTTTCTTTTGTATTATTAGGCGTATTAAATTCAATCATCAATATTGCAGAATTAAATTTATCATATTTTAAATTTAACTTGTCATTTATGATGTTTTTAAACTGTAATTCAGTTAAATCATAGCTTATTATGCTCGGTTCACTAGATCTTTTTTTATCTTCACTCGGTTTCAATTTACTAAGTTCATTTAATCCTCTAAACATTAATTTTACATATGAAACATTCATAGCTTGATCCTGGGCTATTGAACGGGATTTTTCATTTTTTAAATTTGTACTATAGACCGTTTCTTTTTTGTAATTTTGATTACTACCAACGTTTTTATCATTTTTTATATCAGTAACAATCTTTTGAGTTGTTTTCCCATATAAGTCGTCTTCTTTCACATTATATACTCCATGGGTTGTTTGATATATTATCCTGCTATGTTCACCATCTTCTTTTTCTTCATAAGTACTGTCGCTAGTCTCTTCTTTCACATATGCATATCCATCATCACTCGCAGACATTACCGTCTTCATATCACCTTCATCCAATGCCTTTACTAATCTCTCATACTCTATTTTTGTTTCCCCGAAACTGCACGCGCTTAGTAAAAACGTTACTATCATTACAATAACTACTTTTTTAACTAACCTTTTACTCATGCCATAACTACACCTTTCCCCTTATTTTATACATTACTTATTATTCAAATATTGTTTTTCATACTCCTCATATCGGGTTTTAGAAGCTTTATCGTTATCTTCTTTAGAATTTAAATAGATTGCTATTTTTTGATCATGCCTTATTAATCGGCCTTTTTTATTCTTTTTTTCATATCCCATTGTGATGCTTATTGTAGTGAATTCCATTGGATTTTCTTTTGAATCTTTCGCCGAACTAAATTCCATTAATAATATTGCTTCATCAAATTTATCGTAGTCCACCTTTAACTTATTATTAATTATTTCTTGAAATTGCGATTCAGTTAAGTAATATGTTACCTTGGATGACTCACTAAATCTTTTTTTATCTTTTTTGGGTCTTAAACTATCTATTCCCTTTAATCTATTAAATATAAATCGAACATTCGAAACGTCCAAATTTTGATCTGGACTTTTTGATTGATTATCTTCATATTTAATACTAGTTCTATATACAATCTCTTCTTTTTTTTGCTCACTATTTAATGAACTAGCAATTTCTTGCAAAGTTGTTCCATAGAACTTTTTTTCTTTAATATTGTATACTCCTCCTGTTGTTTGATATACAACGCTAATGCGATTATCATTTTCCGCCCAAAACGTGCTATCCCTAACCTCTTCTTTCACATAAGCATACCCATCATCACTCGCAGACATAACCGTCTTCATATCACCTTCATCCAATGCCTTTACTAATCTCTCATACTCTATCTTCGTCTCCCCAAAACCACATCCACTTAATAAACTTGATACTATTGACAGAACTATCATCATCTTAGATTTCTTCTTTAACTTCATACTGACACCCCGTTGATTTCTCTAGGCATTTTTAAGTTCATTATGTTCCCTTTTGGAAAGTAATACACTTCACCTGTACTTATTGGTATTTATTTACTCATACAGATTATATTGAAGATACTTTAATTTTTATTAGCATCGATTTTTATACAATTCTTAATTGCTTATATAATCTGTTCGAATTTTCAGAAACCAAAACTTATTTTATTTCTTTAGTTTTCTTTTTTCCTTCTCTTCATAAAGCTTTAGTCTTTTCTGACGTTCCCTTTCATGTTCCTCCCACGAAATATAAAATGATGGAAATTTAAATCTACAATAGGCTAATAATTGGAATTCAGCTGCGCCTATGGCTACCGAATATAGTATAAGGGTCAATATGGCATACCAACCTATTTGCCCCATCGTATAATCATTATTAATATAAATTAAGATTAAGAGAGTTAATACATATAGTATAGAGGCAATCATTAATAAATCTTTTGTCTTACTAAAAAATGAAACTGAATTTTCCCACTTACTAAATGCGCCTTCGCTAGCTTGCTTAAAGGTATTAATTGTTGTAAAAATATGAATAATAAAGGCTCCTAACAATAATAAGGCTACATAAGTCAATGTAACACGATCATTTGAATAACCGAAAATACTCGAAACAACTACTGTTACAAATCCTATAGTCGCAAGTTGAAGTGCATATAGCAATATAACTATAGCTTGTAACTTTTGCAATTTAAAACGAGCTTTGGGAAATAAATATACAATAAGAAAAATGATTTGTATGCTATACAAACATAACTCTATTTTAATAATTGCTTCATCTAGTAAACTAGGATATACGGACCAACCAAATTTCACCAAACCATAAATTACACCTAACATTATTAATGAGGTGTATATGATTGAACCTAACATAAAACCTACAGCAGCCTCAGGACTTAAACGATTTCTACATGTAATTTTAAATTCATCTAAATCTTCTTCTTTTATATCCCACATCCAAGTTTCCCACCTTTAACTACCTTTACTTAAATCATGTAGATTTAAAATAAAAACCTTCTCATTTACATGAAAAGAGAAGGTTCTATTGGCACCATATAGCTTTATACTATTCAAAACTATCTCTTTTGAGATGCTTCATTTATAACAGATAAAAAATTTTTCAAAAATGAAATCAAGTTACTGCTCCTATTATATTACTGCGCTTCATCTTCTGGAGCTAAAACGTTCATATGATATTCTTCTAGCTTAGCAACTAATGTTTCTCTGTCTATTTCTAATAAGTTCATATGAATATTAAACGGTACAAATCCAGTACGCTTATTAATTCGATACATCCGTTGCGCTTTCGTTGGTAAAGAAGCTATATATTGCTCTTCAACATCATCCTCTATCAAAACTCCTAAGAACGACTGCCTGCGAATTTTATAGGGTAAAATACTATTTACATCTTTTAAAGCGATTTTCACAGGATATTTAGCATCATTAATAACCGTAATATACTCTGATTCTAAAATGGCTACTGGTGTTCTATTCATAA
It encodes:
- a CDS encoding GNAT family N-acetyltransferase, whose amino-acid sequence is MMRKLTKKDHKQVFSFLKEEAALNLFIIGDIEAFGYDTDFQELCGVFKEDGTLKSILLRFHDSFIPYSKEEFVTTDYEALLSAYKPLKLSGKSTIVERFETASNIQLGTKNEMYFCECLNDNNLPSTPIHETIKLASLDDIERIMKLRSDIAEFPTTNESEKILRQAIETNTGRTYYIEKDGAIIASASTSAENSLSAMVVGVCTHPNYRGNGYASLILQKMIQDFTKEGRTLCLFYNNPAAGRIYKRLGFKDIGMWTMYR
- a CDS encoding class I SAM-dependent methyltransferase — its product is MAKFNWHESAEKKWDNDAEFWNQNSQEMWDSGSRSTIIPFFEQYVEKEVQVLDVGCGDGYGTYKLSLTGYKAVGVDLSEVMIQKGKERGEDPNLSFIKGDLSSLPFENEKFEAIMAINSLEWTEEPLRALNEIKRVLKKDGYACITILGPTAKPRENSYPRLYGKDVVCNTMMPWEFEQLAKEQGFEVVDGTGVYKRGVNEKMLGQLPTELQQALTFLWVFMLKNV
- a CDS encoding DUF3952 domain-containing protein, whose protein sequence is MKIEYESLIKALDEGDKKTVILN
- a CDS encoding DUF3952 domain-containing protein, producing the protein MSKRLVKKVVIVMIVTFLLSACSFGETKIEYERLVKALDEGDMKTVMSASDDGYAYVKEETSDSTYEEKEDGEHSRIIYQTTHGVYNVKEDDLYGKTTQKIVTDIKNDKNVGSNQNYKKETVYSTNLKNEKSRSIAQDQAMNVSYVKLMFRGLNELSKLKPSEDKKRSSEPSIISYDLTELQFKNIINDKLNLKYDKFNSAILMIEFNTPNNTKENQMRIIQITISVNYEERKEDKLIKRNQEISTYYHTREDNNQSAKKEYVNYEKEYIN
- the ytfJ gene encoding GerW family sporulation protein produces the protein MDHPIQGLMKAAMENLKEMVDVNTIVGEPVQTADGGVVLTVSKVAFGFGAGGSDFQTNDGQRANGNPAFGGGSAGGVSITPVAFLVVNKDGVNILHLQNATHLAEKIIELAPQTIDKIQSMFQTDEKKEGNHHPQNPDEIL
- a CDS encoding DUF3952 domain-containing protein; translation: MKLKKKSKMMIVLSIVSSLLSGCGFGETKIEYERLVKALDEGDMKTVMSASDDGYAYVKEEVRDSTFWAENDNRISVVYQTTGGVYNIKEKKFYGTTLQEIASSLNSEQKKEEIVYRTSIKYEDNQSKSPDQNLDVSNVRFIFNRLKGIDSLRPKKDKKRFSESSKVTYYLTESQFQEIINNKLKVDYDKFDEAILLMEFSSAKDSKENPMEFTTISITMGYEKKNKKGRLIRHDQKIAIYLNSKEDNDKASKTRYEEYEKQYLNNK
- a CDS encoding DUF3952 domain-containing protein, whose protein sequence is MITIIITISLLQACSFFEEKIEYEPFVKALDEGDMKKVMSASDDGYAFVEQRGIYSTYEQKEDGEHSKTIYQTSEGIYNTKDKSLYGNTTQEITSEVDNKNYKEEVNYSTNIMYQNGQVQSPDSNLDVSYVNLIVDRLKGIGKLKMKPGDDIKKFDQPSTVGYKLTELEFQSIINDKLKIQFDEYGGGSIALHIDSKNGSKQILEVSIVVNYKKRNDEGKLVKYISQIHTSFDSHQGNNQDARQEYIDFKAQYNKKQ
- a CDS encoding STM3941 family protein, which gives rise to MEKYYIYESKVKLIRRFFLFVVIEVLLLIFVIFTFSSEEAYYVRGAIVGIGALIMLVALWKIFKKIMNRTPVAILESEYITVINDAKYPVKIALKDVNSILPYKIRRQSFLGVLIEDDVEEQYIASLPTKAQRMYRINKRTGFVPFNIHMNLLEIDRETLVAKLEEYHMNVLAPEDEAQ